From Vigna unguiculata cultivar IT97K-499-35 chromosome 5, ASM411807v1, whole genome shotgun sequence, the proteins below share one genomic window:
- the LOC114184722 gene encoding coumaroyl-CoA:anthocyanidin 3-O-glucoside-6''-O-coumaroyltransferase 1-like has translation MDNQINHHKSVKVIEECQVAPPPSLPSTTLPLTFFDLPWFCCRVPIQRIFFYEFPHPTHHFLQTTLPILKHSLSLSLQHFFPFASNLIVPPQPHLSHIRYLHGDYLSFIVAESTADFTLLASHSPQDVRNWHPLIPTLPPPHVNKDGTRVFPLMTIQVTVFPNSGFTICLTFNHVVGDGKSLHHFIKFWASLCKARGDLDPFETTLSLPSHERTRLKDPKGLKLLYSQAIEITEPKITEFVGLRFRFSVVLSRELIDKLKNWVSFKCGTHDSGALHISTFVITCSLIWVCMVGSEESEQYSDQLCYLVFPADSRDRPEFSLTSTYFGNCLTICMAAMKRSEIVGENGIVAAANAIEREIRDFKSDALKKVENWVSDYRERVKPGKSRLFIAGSPKLGVYQTDFGWGKPKKCEAAHIESSASISLCDCRDEKEGIQVGLALERVQMNKFVNILEQKLHNIDKF, from the coding sequence ATGGATAACCAGATTAACCATCATAAATCAGTGAAGGTGATAGAAGAATGCCAAGTTGCTCCACCACCCTCCCTTCCCTCAACCACCCTTCCCCTCACTTTCTTCGACCTTCCATGGTTTTGTTGTCGTGTCCCTATTCAACGCATCTTCTTCTATGAGTTTCCCCATCCTACACACCACTTCCTCCAAACAACACTTCCCATTCTCAAACACtctctttccctctctctccAACACTTCTTCCCCTTTGCCTCCAATCTCATTGTTCCACCACAACCCCATCTTTCTCACATTCGTTACCTTCATGGAGATTATCTCTCCTTCATCGTTGCAGAGTCCACTGCAGACTTCACTCTCCTTGCATCTCATTCTCCCCAAGATGTTCGAAACTGGCACCCTCTTATCCCCACATTGCCTCCTCCACATGTTAACAAAGATGGCACACGTGTGTTCCCTCTCATGACCATTCAAGTCACGGTTTTCCCAAACTCTGGCTTCACCATCTGTCTCACCTTCAACCATGTTGTCGGCGACGGCAAATCACTTCATCATTTCATCAAGTTTTGGGCCTCTCTTTGCAAAGCAAGAGGGGACTTGGATCCCTTTGAAACCACACTGTCTCTTCCTTCGCATGAGAGGACAAGACTTAAAGACCCTAAAGGGCTTAAGCTCCTTTACTCTCAAGCAATTGAAATCACGGAACCCAAAATAACCGAGTTTGTTGGGCTCCGGTTTCGTTTCAGTGTAGTATTGAGTCGTGAACTTATTGACAAATTGAAGAATTGGGTCTCTTTTAAATGCGGCACTCACGATTCCGGGGCACTACATATATCAACCTTTGTCATAACATGCTCCTTGATTTGGGTTTGCATGGTTGGATCCGAGGAGAGCGAACAATATTCTGATCAACTATGCTACTTGGTGTTTCCAGCAGATTCTCGTGATCGTCCTGAATTTTCGTTAACTTCAACGTACTTTGGGAATTGTCTGACTATTTGCATGGCGGCAATGAAGAGGAGTGAGATAGTGGGAGAAAATGGGATCGTTGCTGCTGCGAATGCTATTGAAAGGGAAATTAGAGATTTCAAGAGTGATGCTTTGAAAAAGGTTGAAAATTGGGTATCAGATTATCGAGAAAGAGTTAAACCAGGTAAATCTAGGTTGTTTATTGCAGGTTCACCAAAATTAGGTGTGTACCAGACTGATTTTGGTTGGGGAAAGCCTAAGAAGTGTGAAGCAGCGCATATTGAATCTTCAGCATCTATTTCTCTTTGTGATTGCAGAGACGAAAAAGAAGGAATTCAAGTTGGATTGGCACTTGAAAGGGTTCAGATGAATAAGTTCGTCAACATCTTAGAACAGAAACTCCATAATATTGATAAATTCTGA
- the LOC114184191 gene encoding coumaroyl-CoA:anthocyanidin 3-O-glucoside-6''-O-coumaroyltransferase 1-like — protein sequence MDNQINHHEPVKVLEECQVAPPPSLSSITLPLTFFDIPWLGSRSVHRIFFFEFPHPTNHFIQTTLPILKHSLSLSLQHFFPFASNLIVPPQLHLSHIRYLHGDSLSFTVAESTADFTLLASHSPQDVRNWHPLIPTLPPPHVDQDGTRVFPLMSIQVTIFPNSGFAICLTFNHIVSDGKSLHHFIKFWASLCKARGDLDPFETSLSLPSYERDRLEDPNRLNLLYSQVFPISEQKRTAFNGFPYRFTVVLSREQTEKLKNWVTLKFGIYASEAFHISTFVVTCSLIWVCLVGSEESKQDCDELRYLFFVADSRDRPEFSLTSTYFGNCLTSCMVALKRSEIVGENGIVAAAKAIEREIRDFKSDALRKAEKLMSDLRELVKIRKSVLVIAGSPKLDVYQTDFGWGKPKKCEAAHVESPGLISLSDCRDDKGGIEVGLALDMTQMKKFGNILEMKLLNIDKF from the coding sequence ATGGATAACCAGATCAACCATCATGAACCAGTGAAAGTGTTAGAAGAATGCCAAGTTGCTCCACCACCCTCCCTTTCCTCAATCACCCTTCCCCTCACTTTCTTCGACATTCCATGGTTAGGTTCTCGCTCTGTTCATCGCATCTTCTTCTTTGAGTTTCCCCATCCCACAAATCATTTTATCCAAACAACACTTCCCATTCTCAAACACtctctttccctctctctccAACACTTCTTCCCCTTTGCTTCCAATCTCATCGTTCCACCACAACTCCACCTCTCTCACATCCGTTACCTTCACGGCGACTCTCTCTCCTTCACCGTTGCAGAGTCCACCGCAGACTTCACTCTCCTTGCATCTCATTCTCCCCAAGACGTTCGAAACTGGCACCCTCTTATCCCCACCTTGCCTCCTCCACACGTTGATCAAGATGGCACACGTGTGTTCCCTCTCATGTCCATTCAAGTCACGATTTTTCCAAACTCTGGTTTCGCCATATGTCTCACCTTCAACCACATTGTTAGTGATGGAAAATCACTTCATCATTTCATCAAGTTTTGGGCTTCTCTTTGCAAAGCAAGAGGGGACTTGGATCCCTTTGAAACTTCGTTGTCTCTTCCTTCGTATGAGAGAGATAGACTTGAAGACCCTAACAGGCTTAATCTCCTTTACTCTCAAGTATTTCCAATTAGTGAACAGAAAAGAACCGCGTTCAATGGGTTCCCGTATCGTTTCACTGTCGTATTGAGTCGTGAACAAACAGAGAAACTGAAGAATTGGGTCACTCTTAAATTCGGCATCTACGCTTCTGAGGCATTTCACATATCAACCTTTGTTGTAACATGTTCCTTGATTTGGGTTTGCTTGGTTGGATCAGAGGAGAGCAAACAAGACTGTGATGAACTGCGCTACTTGTTCTTTGTAGCTGATTCACGTGATCGTCCTGAATTTTCGTTAACTTCAACGTACTTTGGGAATTGTCTGACTTCTTGCATGGTGGCATTGAAGAGGAGTGAGATAGTGGGAGAAAACGGAATCGTTGCTGCGGCAAAGGCTATTGAAAGGGAAATTAGAGATTTCAAGAGTGATGCTCTGAGAAAGGCTGAAAAGTTGATGTCAGACTTAAGAGAGTTAGTGAAAATACGTAAATCTGTGTTGGTTATTGCAGGTTCACCAAAATTGGATGTGTACCAGACTGATTTTGGTTGGGGAAAGCCTAAGAAATGTGAAGCAGCACATGTTGAATCGCCGGGATTGATTTCTCTTTCTGACTGTAGAGATGATAAAGGAGGAATTGAGGTTGGATTAGCACTTGACATGACTCAGATGAAGAAGTTCGGCAACATCTTAGAAATGAAACTCCTTAATATTGATAAATTCTGA
- the LOC114183848 gene encoding coumaroyl-CoA:anthocyanidin 3-O-glucoside-6''-O-coumaroyltransferase 1-like — MLHMDNQINHHKPVKVLEECQIAPPPSLPSTTLPLTFFDLPWFCCRVPIQRIFFYEFPHPTHHFLQTTLPILKHSLSLSLQHFFPFASNLIVPPQPHLSHIRYLHGDSLSFIVAESTADFTLLASHSPQDVRNWHPLIPTLPPPHVHKDGTRVFPLMTIQVTVFPNSGFTICLTFNHVVGDGKSLHHFIKFWASLCKARGDLDPSETSMSLPSHERTRVKDPKGLKLFYSQAFAIMEPKITEFTGLRYRFTVVLSRKHTEKLKNWVSLKLSVYDSGALHISTFVVTCSLIWVSLVGSEESTQDSDKLCFLIFAADSRDCPEFSLTSTYFGNCVATCMVAMKRSEIVGENGIVAAAKAIEREIRDFKSDALRKFENLISDSRELEKLGKSALIIASSPKFGVYQSDFGWGKPKKCEVAHVESSAFMSLSECRDEKEGIEVGLALERTQMNKFNNNLEKELHNINKC, encoded by the coding sequence ATGCTACATATGGATAACCAAATTAACCATCACAAGCCAGTGAAGGTATTAGAAGAATGTCAAATTGCTCCACCACCCTCCCTTCCCTCAACCACCCTTCCCCTCACTTTCTTCGACCTTCCATGGTTTTGTTGTCGTGTCCCTATTCAACGCATCTTCTTCTATGAGTTTCCCCATCCTACACACCACTTCCTCCAAACAACACTTCCCATTCTCAAACACtctctttccctctctctccAACACTTCTTCCCCTTTGCCTCCAATCTCATTGTTCCACCACAACCCCATCTTTCTCACATTCGTTACCTTCATGGAGATTCTCTCTCCTTCATCGTTGCAGAGTCCACCGCAGACTTCACTCTCCTTGCATCTCATTCTCCCCAAGACGTTCGAAACTGGCACCCTCTTATCCCCACCTTGCCTCCTCCACATGTTCACAAAGATGGCACACGTGTGTTCCCTCTCATGACCATTCAAGTCACGGTTTTCCCAAACTCTGGCTTCACCATCTGTCTCACCTTCAACCATGTTGTCGGCGACGGCAAATCACTTCATCATTTCATCAAGTTTTGGGCTTCTCTTTGCAAAGCAAGAGGGGACTTGGATCCCTCTGAAACCTCCATGTCTCTTCCTTCGCATGAGAGGACAAGAGTTAAAGACCCTAAAGGGCTTAAGCTCTTTTACTCTCAAGCATTTGCGATCATGGAACCCAAAATAACTGAGTTTACTGGGCTCCGGTATCGTTTCACGGTTGTATTGAGCCGTAAACATACTGAAAAACTGAAGAATTGGGTTTCCCTTAAACTCAGTGTCTACGATTCTGGGGCATTACACATATCAACCTTTGTTGTAACATGCTCTTTGATTTGGGTAAGCTTGGTTGGATCAGAGGAGAGCACACAAGACTCTGATAAACTGTGCTTCTTGATATTTGCAGCTGATTCACGTGATTGTCCTGAATTTTCGTTAACTTCAACGTACTTTGGGAATTGTGTGGCTACTTGCATGGTGGCAATGAAGAGGAGTGAGATAGTGGGAGAAAATGGGATCGTTGCTGCGGCAAAGGCTATTGAAAGGGAAATTAGAGATTTCAAGAGTGATGctttgagaaagtttgaaaatttgatttcaGACTCTAGAGAGTTAGAGAAACTAGGTAAATCTGCGCTGATTATTGCAAGTTCGCCAAAATTTGGTGTGTACCAGTCTGATTTTGGTTGGGGAAAGCCAAAGAAATGTGAAGTAGCGCATGTTGAATCGTCAGCTTTTATGTCTCTTTCTGAATGTAGAGACGAAAAAGAAGGAATTGAGGTTGGATTGGCTCTTGAAAGGACGCAGATGAATAAGTTCAACAACAACTTAGAAAAAGAACTCCATAACATTAATAAATGCTGA